Proteins found in one Toxotes jaculatrix isolate fToxJac2 chromosome 18, fToxJac2.pri, whole genome shotgun sequence genomic segment:
- the smarca4a gene encoding SWI/SNF related, matrix associated, actin dependent regulator of chromatin, subfamily a, member 4a isoform X3 produces the protein MSTPDPPMGGTPRPGPSPGPGPSPGGMMGPSPGPSPGSAHSMMGPSPGPPGSGHPHPPQGPSGYPQDNMHQMHKSMEAMHEKGMPDDPRYGQMKGMGMRPGGHSGMGPPPSPMDQHSQGYPSPLGGSEHAPSPVPANGPPSGPMMPGGPSGPGAGPMEGSGDPNQGMGQPNRGGPQGPGGPGGAGGGPGGAAGPTPFNQNQLHQLRAQIMAYKMLARNQPIPEHLQMAVQGKRPMPGMQQQPMPNMPPSTGPGGGPGAGPGPAQANYNRPHGMVGPNMAPPGPTGVPPGMQGQPTNGPPKSWPEGPIVNAAAPSNPPQKLIPPQPTGRPSPAPPSVPPAASPVMPPQTQSPGQPAQPPPMMLHQKQNRITPIQKPRGLDPVEILQEREYRLQARIAHRIQELENLPGSLAGDLRTKATIELKALRLLNFQRQLRQEVVVCMRRDTALETALNAKAYKRSKRQSLREARITEKLEKQQKIEQERKRRQKHQEYLNSILQHAKDFKEYHRSITAKIQKATKAVATYHANTEREQKKENERIEKERMRRLMAEDEEGYRKLIDQKKDKRLAYLLQQTDEYVANLTELVRAHKAAQALKEKKKKKKKKKPETAEGGAPALGPDGEPLDETSQMSDLPVKVIHVDSGKILTGVDAPKAGQLEAWLEMNPGYEVAPRSDSEDSGSEEEEEEEEEEEQPQHSSAPAEEKKKIPDPDSEDVSEVDVRHIIEHAKQDVDDEYGNASFNRGLQSYYAVAHAVTEKVDKQSTLLVNGQLKQYQIKGLEWLVSLYNNNLNGILADEMGLGKTIQTIALITYLMEYKRLNGPFLIIVPLSTLSNWVYEFDKWAPSVVKVSYKGSPAARRSFVPILRSGKFNVLLTTYEYIIKDKQVLAKLRWKYMIVDEGHRMKNHHCKLTQVLNTHYLAPRRLLLTGTPLQNKLPELWALLNFLLPTIFKSCSTFEQWFNAPFAMTGEKVDLNEEETILIIRRLHKVLRPFLLRRLKKEVEAQLPEKVEYVIKCDMSALQRVLYRHMQAKGVLLTDGSEKDKKGKGGTKTLMNTIMQLRKICNHPYMFQHIEESFSEHLGYSGGIVSGPDLYRSSGKFELLDRILPKLRATNHKVLLFCQMTSLMTIMEDYFAYRNFKYLRLDGTTKAEDRGMLLKTFNDPASEYFVFLLSTRAGGLGLNLQSADTVIIFDSDWNPHQDLQAQDRAHRIGQQNEVRVLRLCTVNSVEEKILAAAKYKLNVDQKVIQAGMFDQKSSGYERRAFLQAILEHEEQDEEEDEVPDDETVNQMIARSEEEFEQFMRMDLDRRREEARNPKRKPRLMEEDDLPGWILKDDAEVERLTCEEEEEKMFGRGSRQRKEVDYSDSLTEKQWLKAIEEGNLEDIEEEVRHKKTTRKRKRDRDHDGGPATPSSSSGRGRDKDEEVKKAKKRGRPPAEKLSPNPLSLTKKMKKIVDAVIKYKDGNGRQLSEVFIQLPSRKELPEYYELIRKPVDFRKIKERIRSHKYRSLNDLEKDVMLLCQNAQTFNLEGSLIYEDSIVLQSVFTSVRQKIEKEDESEGEESEEEEEEADEGSESESRSVKVKIKLSRKEKGDRGGKGQRRRGRGARAKPVVSDDDSEEEQEEERSASGSEED, from the exons ATGTCCACTCCTGACCCCCCGATGGGAGGGACACCTCGGCCTGGACCCTCCCCAGGCCCAGGGCCATCTCCAGGAGGCATGATGGGCCCGAGCCCGGGCCCCTCACCAGGCTCAGCCCACAGCATGATGGGGCCCAGTCCAGGACCTCCTGGATCTGGACACCCCCATCCTCCACAGGGACCCTCAGGATATCCTCAGGACAACATGCATCAGATGCACAAA TCCATGGAAGCCATGCATGAGAAGGGAATGCCTGATGACCCTCGCTACGGCCAGATGAAGGGCATGGGCATGAGACCAGGGGGGCACAGTGGTATGGGACCCCCTCCAAGCCCCATGGACCAACATTCCCAAG GTTACCCCTCGCCACTGGGTGGCTCAGAGCATGCGCCAAGCCCTGTCCCAGCCAATGGCCCTCCCTCTGGCCCCATGATGCCTGGAGGTCCCTCTGGCCCTGGGGCTGGCCCTATGGAGGGAAGTGGTGACCCTAATCAGGGCATGGGTCAGCCTAATCGTGGCGGTCCCCAGGGTCCAGGTGGACCAGGTGGTGCAGGAGGTGGACCTGGTGGTGCAGCTGGACCAACTCCTTTCAACCAGAACCAGTTGCACCAACTCAGGGCCCAGATTATGGCTTACAAGATGCTGGCACGCAATCAGCCCATACCAGAGCACCTGCAGATGGCTGTGCAGGGGAAGAGGCCCATGCCAGGGATGCAGCAACAACCAATGCCTAACATGCCACCTTCTACTGGACCTGGAGGTGGACCAGGGGCTGGGCCAGGACCAGCTCAGGCTAACTACAACAGACCACACG GCATGGTGGGCCCCAATATGGCACCTCCTGGACCTACAGGAGTTCCCCCAGGTATGCAAGGCCAGCCTACCAATGGACCCCCTAAATCATGGCCTGAAG GACCAATAGTGAATGCTGCTGCTCCATCCAACCCTCCCCAGAAGCTGATTCCACCTCAGCCCACTGGCAGACCCtcccctgctcctccctctgtgccCCCTGCTGCCTCCCCAGTAATGCCCCCTCAGACACAGTCCCCGGGACAGCCTGCCCAGCCGCCTCCCATGATGCTACACCAGAAGCAGAACCGTATAACCCCTATTCAAAAACCCCGTGGGCTGGACCCAGTGGAGATCCTCCAGGAGAGAGAATACAG GCTACAGGCCCGTATTGCTCACCGTATCCAGGAGCTGGAGAACCTGCCTGGCTCTCTAGCTGGTGACCTGCGCACCAAGGCCACCATCGAGCTCAAGGCCCTGAGGCTGCTTAACTTCCAGAGACAG CTGCGTCAGGAGGTGGTGGTTTGCATGCGGCGTGACACCGCTTTGGAAACTGCCCTGAATGCTAAGGCCTACAAGCGCAGTAAACGTCAGTCGCTACGTGAGGCCCGCATCACTGAGAAGCTTGAGAAACAACAGAAGATCGAACAGGAGCGGAAACGTCGTCAGAAACACCAG GAATACCTCAACAGCATCCTGCAGCATGCGAAGGACTTCAAGGAGTACCACCGCTCCATCACAGCGAAGATCCAGAAGGCCACCAAAGCTGTTGCCACCTATCATGCCAACACTGAGCGTGAGCAGAAGAAGGAGAATGAGCGCATCGAAAAGGAGAGAATGCGGAGGCTGATG GCTGAAGATGAAGAAGGCTACCGTAAACTTATCGACCAGAAGAAAGACAAGCGTCTGGCCTAcctgctgcagcagacagacgAATACGTGGCCAACCTCACTGAGCTGGTGCGTGCCCACAAAGCCGCACAAGCCctcaaagagaagaaaaagaagaagaaaaagaag aagCCTGAGACTGCAGAGGGTGGTGCTCCTGCTCTCGGTCCTGATGGAGAA CCTTTAGATGAGACCAGTCAAATGAGTGACCTGCCAGTGAAGGTCATCCATGTGGACAGCGGAAAGATCCTGACTGGGGTTGATGCACCTAAAGCTGGTCAGCTGGAGGCCTGGCTTGAAATGAACCCAGG ATACGAAGTCGCCCCACGTTCAGACAGCGAAGACAGCGGTTccgaagaagaggaggaggaggag gaagaagaggagcagcCTCAGCACTCTTCAGCTccagcagaagaaaagaagaagattcCCGACCCTGACAGTGAAGATGTATCTGAAGTGGATGTCCGGCACATCATTGA ACACGCCAAGCAGGATGTAGACGATGAGTACGGTAACGCGTCCTTCAACCGAGGCCTGCAGTCCTACTACGCTGTGGCTCACGCTGTGACTGAAAAAGTGGACAAACAGTCCACACTGCTGGTCAATGGGCAGCTCAAGCAATACCAG ATCAAAGGTCTGGAGTGGCTGGTGTCACTTTACAACAACAACTTGAACGGCATCCTGGCTGATGAGATGGGTCTAGGAAAAACGATCCAAACCATCGCCCTCATCACTTACCTCATGGAGTACAAGCGCCTCAACGGGCCCTTTCTCATCATCGTACCTCTCTC aactCTATCAAACTGGGTCTATGAGTTTGATAAGTGGGCGCCATCTGTCGTGAAGGTCTCCTACAAG GGGTCTCCAGCTGCTCGACGTTCATTCGTTCCCATCTTGCGCAGTGGCAAGTTCAACGTGCTGCTCACCACATATGAGTACATTATCAAAGACAAACAAGTGCTAGCAAAG CTTCGCTGGAAGTACATGATTGTTGACGAAGGCCATCGTATGAAGAATCACCACTGTAAGCTGACCCAGGTCTTGAACACGCATTACTTAGCCCCGCGGCGTCTGCTGCTCACAGGTACTCCTCTGCAGAACAAGCTCCCTGAGCTCTGGGCCCTGCTCAACTTCCTCCTGCCCACCATTTTCAAGAGCTGCAGCACCTTCGAACAGTGGTTCAACGCCCCCTTTGCCATGACTGGAGAGAAG gtTGACCTGAATGAAGAAGAGACCATCCTGATCATTCGACGTTTACACAAGGTTCTTCGACCTTTCTTGCTGCGCCGACTCAAGAAAGAGGTCGAGGCCCAGCTGCCCGAGAAG GTGGAGTATGTGATAAAGTGCGACATGTCAGCCCTACAGAGGGTTTTGTACAGACACATGCAGGCCAAGGGAGTCCTTCTCACAGATGGgtcagaaaaagacaagaag GGTAAAGGAGGCACGAAGACCTTGATGAACACTATCATGCAACTGAGGAAGATTTGCAACCACCCTTACATGTTCCAGCACATTGAG gagTCCTTCTCTGAGCATCTCGGCTATTCTGGTGGAATAGTGTCTGG CCCTGACCTGTACCGCTCCTCTGGGAAGTTTGAGCTGCTGGATCGTATCCTGCCCAAGCTGAGGGCCACCAACCACAAAGTGCTGCTCTTCTGTCAAATGACCTCACTCATGACTATCATGGAGGACTACTTTGCGTACCGCAACTTCAAGTACCTGCGTCTGGATG GAACCACTAAGGCAGAGGACCGCGGCATGCTGCTGAAGACATTCAATGACCCAGCCTCTGAGTACTTTGTGTTCCTGCTCAGTACCAGGGCAGGAGGCCTGGGCCTCAACCTGCAGTCTGCTGACACAGTCATCATCTTTGACAGTGACTGGAACCCACATCAG GACTTGCAGGCCCAGGACAGAGCCCACCGTATCGGTCAGCAGAACGAGGTGCGCGTGCTCCGCCTCTGCACCGTCAACAGCGTGGAGGAAAAGATCCTGGCAGCGGCCAAGTACAAACTGAACGTGGACCAGAAGGTCATCCAGGCCGGCATGTTCGACCAGAAGTCCTCAGGCTATGAACGTCGGGCCTTCTTACAGGCCATTCTGGAGCACGAGGAGCAGGACGAG GAGGAAGACGAGGTTCCTGATGATGAGACTGTCAATCAGATGATTGCCAGAAGTGAAGAGGAGTTTGAACAGTTCATG CGCATGGATCTAGACAGACGCCGCGAGGAAGCCCGCAACCCCAAGAGGAAACCTCGTCTGATGGAGGAAGACGATCTGCCTGGTTGGATTCTGAAAGATGATGCTGAGGTCGAGAGGCTAACttgtgaagaagaggaggagaagatgtTTGGCCGAGGATCCCGCCAACGGAAGGAGGTGGACTACAGCGACTCGCTCACTGAGAAACAGTGGCTCAAG GCCATCGAAGAGGGTAATCTAGAGGACATCGAAGAGGAGGTGCGTCACAAAAAGACAACCAGGAAACGCAAGAGAGACCGTGACCACGATGGCGGGCCGGCCACACCCAGCTCCAGCAGTGGTCGAGGGCGGGACAAGGACGAGGAGGTGAAGAAGGCAAAGAAACGTGGTCGCCCACCCGCTGAGAAACTCTCTCCAAACCCCCTGTCCCTCacaaagaagatgaagaagatcgTGGATGCTGTCATCAAATATAAGGATGG TAATGGGCGACAACTGAGTGAAGTCTTTATCCAGCTGCCCTCTCGCAAGGAGCTGCCCGAGTACTATGAGCTGATCCGCAAACCTGTGGACTTCAGAAAGATCAAG GAGAGGATCCGGAGCCATAAATACCGCAGCCTGAACGACCTGGAGAAGGATGTGATGCTGCTGTGTCAGAACGCCCAGACGTTCAACCTGGAGGGGTCTTTG ATCTACGAGGACTCCATTGTGCTGCAGTCTGTCTTCACCAGTGTGAGACAGAAGATTGAGAAGGAGGAcgagagtgaaggagaggagagcgaggaagaggaggaggaggcagacgAAGGCTCCGAGTCTGAAT CTCGTTCAGTGAAAGTGAAGATTAAGCTGAGCCGAAAAGAAAAGGGGGATCGAGGAGGAAAAGGACAACGACGGAGGGGCCGTGGTGCCCGGGCTAAACCTGTGGTGAGCGACGACGACAGCgaggaggaacaggaagag GAGCGTTCGGCCAGCGGCAGCGAGGAGGACTGA
- the smarca4a gene encoding SWI/SNF related, matrix associated, actin dependent regulator of chromatin, subfamily a, member 4a isoform X2: protein MSTPDPPMGGTPRPGPSPGPGPSPGGMMGPSPGPSPGSAHSMMGPSPGPPGSGHPHPPQGPSGYPQDNMHQMHKSMEAMHEKGMPDDPRYGQMKGMGMRPGGHSGMGPPPSPMDQHSQGYPSPLGGSEHAPSPVPANGPPSGPMMPGGPSGPGAGPMEGSGDPNQGMGQPNRGGPQGPGGPGGAGGGPGGAAGPTPFNQNQLHQLRAQIMAYKMLARNQPIPEHLQMAVQGKRPMPGMQQQPMPNMPPSTGPGGGPGAGPGPAQANYNRPHGMVGPNMAPPGPTGVPPGMQGQPTNGPPKSWPEGPIVNAAAPSNPPQKLIPPQPTGRPSPAPPSVPPAASPVMPPQTQSPGQPAQPPPMMLHQKQNRITPIQKPRGLDPVEILQEREYRLQARIAHRIQELENLPGSLAGDLRTKATIELKALRLLNFQRQLRQEVVVCMRRDTALETALNAKAYKRSKRQSLREARITEKLEKQQKIEQERKRRQKHQEYLNSILQHAKDFKEYHRSITAKIQKATKAVATYHANTEREQKKENERIEKERMRRLMAEDEEGYRKLIDQKKDKRLAYLLQQTDEYVANLTELVRAHKAAQALKEKKKKKKKKKPETAEGGAPALGPDGEPLDETSQMSDLPVKVIHVDSGKILTGVDAPKAGQLEAWLEMNPGYEVAPRSDSEDSGSEEEEEEEEEEEEQPQHSSAPAEEKKKIPDPDSEDVSEVDVRHIIEHAKQDVDDEYGNASFNRGLQSYYAVAHAVTEKVDKQSTLLVNGQLKQYQIKGLEWLVSLYNNNLNGILADEMGLGKTIQTIALITYLMEYKRLNGPFLIIVPLSTLSNWVYEFDKWAPSVVKVSYKGSPAARRSFVPILRSGKFNVLLTTYEYIIKDKQVLAKLRWKYMIVDEGHRMKNHHCKLTQVLNTHYLAPRRLLLTGTPLQNKLPELWALLNFLLPTIFKSCSTFEQWFNAPFAMTGEKVDLNEEETILIIRRLHKVLRPFLLRRLKKEVEAQLPEKVEYVIKCDMSALQRVLYRHMQAKGVLLTDGSEKDKKGKGGTKTLMNTIMQLRKICNHPYMFQHIEESFSEHLGYSGGIVSGPDLYRSSGKFELLDRILPKLRATNHKVLLFCQMTSLMTIMEDYFAYRNFKYLRLDGTTKAEDRGMLLKTFNDPASEYFVFLLSTRAGGLGLNLQSADTVIIFDSDWNPHQDLQAQDRAHRIGQQNEVRVLRLCTVNSVEEKILAAAKYKLNVDQKVIQAGMFDQKSSGYERRAFLQAILEHEEQDEEEDEVPDDETVNQMIARSEEEFEQFMRMDLDRRREEARNPKRKPRLMEEDDLPGWILKDDAEVERLTCEEEEEKMFGRGSRQRKEVDYSDSLTEKQWLKAIEEGNLEDIEEEVRHKKTTRKRKRDRDHDGGPATPSSSSGRGRDKDEEVKKAKKRGRPPAEKLSPNPLSLTKKMKKIVDAVIKYKDGNGRQLSEVFIQLPSRKELPEYYELIRKPVDFRKIKERIRSHKYRSLNDLEKDVMLLCQNAQTFNLEGSLIYEDSIVLQSVFTSVRQKIEKEDESEGEESEEEEEEADEGSESESRSVKVKIKLSRKEKGDRGGKGQRRRGRGARAKPVVSDDDSEEEQEEERSASGSEED, encoded by the exons ATGTCCACTCCTGACCCCCCGATGGGAGGGACACCTCGGCCTGGACCCTCCCCAGGCCCAGGGCCATCTCCAGGAGGCATGATGGGCCCGAGCCCGGGCCCCTCACCAGGCTCAGCCCACAGCATGATGGGGCCCAGTCCAGGACCTCCTGGATCTGGACACCCCCATCCTCCACAGGGACCCTCAGGATATCCTCAGGACAACATGCATCAGATGCACAAA TCCATGGAAGCCATGCATGAGAAGGGAATGCCTGATGACCCTCGCTACGGCCAGATGAAGGGCATGGGCATGAGACCAGGGGGGCACAGTGGTATGGGACCCCCTCCAAGCCCCATGGACCAACATTCCCAAG GTTACCCCTCGCCACTGGGTGGCTCAGAGCATGCGCCAAGCCCTGTCCCAGCCAATGGCCCTCCCTCTGGCCCCATGATGCCTGGAGGTCCCTCTGGCCCTGGGGCTGGCCCTATGGAGGGAAGTGGTGACCCTAATCAGGGCATGGGTCAGCCTAATCGTGGCGGTCCCCAGGGTCCAGGTGGACCAGGTGGTGCAGGAGGTGGACCTGGTGGTGCAGCTGGACCAACTCCTTTCAACCAGAACCAGTTGCACCAACTCAGGGCCCAGATTATGGCTTACAAGATGCTGGCACGCAATCAGCCCATACCAGAGCACCTGCAGATGGCTGTGCAGGGGAAGAGGCCCATGCCAGGGATGCAGCAACAACCAATGCCTAACATGCCACCTTCTACTGGACCTGGAGGTGGACCAGGGGCTGGGCCAGGACCAGCTCAGGCTAACTACAACAGACCACACG GCATGGTGGGCCCCAATATGGCACCTCCTGGACCTACAGGAGTTCCCCCAGGTATGCAAGGCCAGCCTACCAATGGACCCCCTAAATCATGGCCTGAAG GACCAATAGTGAATGCTGCTGCTCCATCCAACCCTCCCCAGAAGCTGATTCCACCTCAGCCCACTGGCAGACCCtcccctgctcctccctctgtgccCCCTGCTGCCTCCCCAGTAATGCCCCCTCAGACACAGTCCCCGGGACAGCCTGCCCAGCCGCCTCCCATGATGCTACACCAGAAGCAGAACCGTATAACCCCTATTCAAAAACCCCGTGGGCTGGACCCAGTGGAGATCCTCCAGGAGAGAGAATACAG GCTACAGGCCCGTATTGCTCACCGTATCCAGGAGCTGGAGAACCTGCCTGGCTCTCTAGCTGGTGACCTGCGCACCAAGGCCACCATCGAGCTCAAGGCCCTGAGGCTGCTTAACTTCCAGAGACAG CTGCGTCAGGAGGTGGTGGTTTGCATGCGGCGTGACACCGCTTTGGAAACTGCCCTGAATGCTAAGGCCTACAAGCGCAGTAAACGTCAGTCGCTACGTGAGGCCCGCATCACTGAGAAGCTTGAGAAACAACAGAAGATCGAACAGGAGCGGAAACGTCGTCAGAAACACCAG GAATACCTCAACAGCATCCTGCAGCATGCGAAGGACTTCAAGGAGTACCACCGCTCCATCACAGCGAAGATCCAGAAGGCCACCAAAGCTGTTGCCACCTATCATGCCAACACTGAGCGTGAGCAGAAGAAGGAGAATGAGCGCATCGAAAAGGAGAGAATGCGGAGGCTGATG GCTGAAGATGAAGAAGGCTACCGTAAACTTATCGACCAGAAGAAAGACAAGCGTCTGGCCTAcctgctgcagcagacagacgAATACGTGGCCAACCTCACTGAGCTGGTGCGTGCCCACAAAGCCGCACAAGCCctcaaagagaagaaaaagaagaagaaaaagaag aagCCTGAGACTGCAGAGGGTGGTGCTCCTGCTCTCGGTCCTGATGGAGAA CCTTTAGATGAGACCAGTCAAATGAGTGACCTGCCAGTGAAGGTCATCCATGTGGACAGCGGAAAGATCCTGACTGGGGTTGATGCACCTAAAGCTGGTCAGCTGGAGGCCTGGCTTGAAATGAACCCAGG ATACGAAGTCGCCCCACGTTCAGACAGCGAAGACAGCGGTTccgaagaagaggaggaggaggag gaggaagaagaggagcagcCTCAGCACTCTTCAGCTccagcagaagaaaagaagaagattcCCGACCCTGACAGTGAAGATGTATCTGAAGTGGATGTCCGGCACATCATTGA ACACGCCAAGCAGGATGTAGACGATGAGTACGGTAACGCGTCCTTCAACCGAGGCCTGCAGTCCTACTACGCTGTGGCTCACGCTGTGACTGAAAAAGTGGACAAACAGTCCACACTGCTGGTCAATGGGCAGCTCAAGCAATACCAG ATCAAAGGTCTGGAGTGGCTGGTGTCACTTTACAACAACAACTTGAACGGCATCCTGGCTGATGAGATGGGTCTAGGAAAAACGATCCAAACCATCGCCCTCATCACTTACCTCATGGAGTACAAGCGCCTCAACGGGCCCTTTCTCATCATCGTACCTCTCTC aactCTATCAAACTGGGTCTATGAGTTTGATAAGTGGGCGCCATCTGTCGTGAAGGTCTCCTACAAG GGGTCTCCAGCTGCTCGACGTTCATTCGTTCCCATCTTGCGCAGTGGCAAGTTCAACGTGCTGCTCACCACATATGAGTACATTATCAAAGACAAACAAGTGCTAGCAAAG CTTCGCTGGAAGTACATGATTGTTGACGAAGGCCATCGTATGAAGAATCACCACTGTAAGCTGACCCAGGTCTTGAACACGCATTACTTAGCCCCGCGGCGTCTGCTGCTCACAGGTACTCCTCTGCAGAACAAGCTCCCTGAGCTCTGGGCCCTGCTCAACTTCCTCCTGCCCACCATTTTCAAGAGCTGCAGCACCTTCGAACAGTGGTTCAACGCCCCCTTTGCCATGACTGGAGAGAAG gtTGACCTGAATGAAGAAGAGACCATCCTGATCATTCGACGTTTACACAAGGTTCTTCGACCTTTCTTGCTGCGCCGACTCAAGAAAGAGGTCGAGGCCCAGCTGCCCGAGAAG GTGGAGTATGTGATAAAGTGCGACATGTCAGCCCTACAGAGGGTTTTGTACAGACACATGCAGGCCAAGGGAGTCCTTCTCACAGATGGgtcagaaaaagacaagaag GGTAAAGGAGGCACGAAGACCTTGATGAACACTATCATGCAACTGAGGAAGATTTGCAACCACCCTTACATGTTCCAGCACATTGAG gagTCCTTCTCTGAGCATCTCGGCTATTCTGGTGGAATAGTGTCTGG CCCTGACCTGTACCGCTCCTCTGGGAAGTTTGAGCTGCTGGATCGTATCCTGCCCAAGCTGAGGGCCACCAACCACAAAGTGCTGCTCTTCTGTCAAATGACCTCACTCATGACTATCATGGAGGACTACTTTGCGTACCGCAACTTCAAGTACCTGCGTCTGGATG GAACCACTAAGGCAGAGGACCGCGGCATGCTGCTGAAGACATTCAATGACCCAGCCTCTGAGTACTTTGTGTTCCTGCTCAGTACCAGGGCAGGAGGCCTGGGCCTCAACCTGCAGTCTGCTGACACAGTCATCATCTTTGACAGTGACTGGAACCCACATCAG GACTTGCAGGCCCAGGACAGAGCCCACCGTATCGGTCAGCAGAACGAGGTGCGCGTGCTCCGCCTCTGCACCGTCAACAGCGTGGAGGAAAAGATCCTGGCAGCGGCCAAGTACAAACTGAACGTGGACCAGAAGGTCATCCAGGCCGGCATGTTCGACCAGAAGTCCTCAGGCTATGAACGTCGGGCCTTCTTACAGGCCATTCTGGAGCACGAGGAGCAGGACGAG GAGGAAGACGAGGTTCCTGATGATGAGACTGTCAATCAGATGATTGCCAGAAGTGAAGAGGAGTTTGAACAGTTCATG CGCATGGATCTAGACAGACGCCGCGAGGAAGCCCGCAACCCCAAGAGGAAACCTCGTCTGATGGAGGAAGACGATCTGCCTGGTTGGATTCTGAAAGATGATGCTGAGGTCGAGAGGCTAACttgtgaagaagaggaggagaagatgtTTGGCCGAGGATCCCGCCAACGGAAGGAGGTGGACTACAGCGACTCGCTCACTGAGAAACAGTGGCTCAAG GCCATCGAAGAGGGTAATCTAGAGGACATCGAAGAGGAGGTGCGTCACAAAAAGACAACCAGGAAACGCAAGAGAGACCGTGACCACGATGGCGGGCCGGCCACACCCAGCTCCAGCAGTGGTCGAGGGCGGGACAAGGACGAGGAGGTGAAGAAGGCAAAGAAACGTGGTCGCCCACCCGCTGAGAAACTCTCTCCAAACCCCCTGTCCCTCacaaagaagatgaagaagatcgTGGATGCTGTCATCAAATATAAGGATGG TAATGGGCGACAACTGAGTGAAGTCTTTATCCAGCTGCCCTCTCGCAAGGAGCTGCCCGAGTACTATGAGCTGATCCGCAAACCTGTGGACTTCAGAAAGATCAAG GAGAGGATCCGGAGCCATAAATACCGCAGCCTGAACGACCTGGAGAAGGATGTGATGCTGCTGTGTCAGAACGCCCAGACGTTCAACCTGGAGGGGTCTTTG ATCTACGAGGACTCCATTGTGCTGCAGTCTGTCTTCACCAGTGTGAGACAGAAGATTGAGAAGGAGGAcgagagtgaaggagaggagagcgaggaagaggaggaggaggcagacgAAGGCTCCGAGTCTGAAT CTCGTTCAGTGAAAGTGAAGATTAAGCTGAGCCGAAAAGAAAAGGGGGATCGAGGAGGAAAAGGACAACGACGGAGGGGCCGTGGTGCCCGGGCTAAACCTGTGGTGAGCGACGACGACAGCgaggaggaacaggaagag GAGCGTTCGGCCAGCGGCAGCGAGGAGGACTGA